A single genomic interval of Sebastes umbrosus isolate fSebUmb1 chromosome 11, fSebUmb1.pri, whole genome shotgun sequence harbors:
- the LOC119497543 gene encoding myelin-associated glycoprotein isoform X2 codes for MMSGFGHFLLSSCILGSIFCGSIAWHVKIPSNIKGLVGSCLVIPCTFDYYRYPPHRPNRVVWYQYVDRGYPVVYDNWHPKNVISIFSGKTRVFTSTHEKICSLEIKPVTKEHHRQKIYPWVDPENVGRNTYRFFDTTVTIEVVDRADTPSIMISGSMTVGEPVTVQCTVYHTCSTYPPTLSLNIPLQSHSLTQSSMSDGTSKTTLTTTLNIERDHQTVECSVRHPGGLTAKASQTLNAQCTYSPLTIRRTSDEFLEGQASEVTCTSSYTCPKHIPTLTWNYGSMPASTDTSNSGAAEWKTVSKLTFTASANDHGRSLTCHARFTGGQTTEKSITLRVKRNMLSRGWSFTTPRSITGMKGSCIIIPCTFTYSITQPADLRVIWYLFQSNGYPPVFDERQNVISKFNGITILIGSVGEGNCSLKIERLEMSHNQDRLFPWVDQNPITSFHSLGHAFYDKTSQLIVSDRAQEPQLSIIGIPRVGEESTVSCNVRHTCPSAPPTLTLNGVPGKDVITDTLVSDGIWERTVERTWAVKEEDKSVKCTVRYRGGQEAISELKLNVECPYDKITMTERPGEVTEGVAKSVICSVSYKCKKNKPTIAWNYEDMQSSLKTKEISINTYNTVSNLTFIGSLGDDGKSLTCTAQFGTGETSDSETLHIKKYERPVDPYENDTLHVQPADVPFRFSALTRSCVVIPCSFPYQEDEPVTRGIWSKKTGDVIYHNAQSYVVDHFKGRTRILGDLNEGNCSLEIDDIKPFDNGPFCFHAEKGNNDRQRFNNSCVFIVMKASPEKPVMTSVPAEVDAGSTITVSCSVTHTCPSHPPVFTWSVPNLTSEVAHTWTPQGIWETTSTITFMAAGGDGVKSLTCTAIFWRGKQRAGTVELTVKGSSSRPVAIAVSAIVLIVIILAAVFGVVFYRRRKRSDNSLRPPPRPEKRRSIWSRFSQAEDGRVGWKRESEPRNQGNTVNLSAGYLNNTTTVTCDSQISKQRFPSPKDNRRPPRSVRPEDYHVYGNY; via the exons ATGATGTCTGGATTTGGCCATTTTCTCCTGAGCTCCTGTATTCTAG GATCCATTTTCTGCGGCTCCATTGCTTGGCATGTAAAGATACCAAGCAATATCAAAGGATTGGTGGGCTCCTGCCTTGTCATCCCTTGCACTTTTGACTACTATCGGTATCCACCTCACAGACCAAATCGTGTGGTTTGGTACCAGTATGTTGACCGAGGATATCCTGTAGTTTATGACAATTGGCacccaaaaaatgtcatttccaTATTTTCTGGAAAGACACGGGTTTTTACTTCTACACACGAGAAGATATGCAGTCTTGAAATCAAGCCAGTGACGAAGGAACACCACAGACAGAAGATTTACCCCTGGGTAGATCCAGAGAATGTTGGGAGAAACACCTACCGATTCTTTGATACAACCGTAACAATTGAAGTAGTGG ACAGGGCAGACACACCGTCTATTATGATCTCTGGAAGCATGACGGTTGGAGAACCCGTGACAGTGCAATGCACTGTTTACCACACCTGTTCCACTTATCCACCCACTCTGAGTCTCAACATCCCACTGCAAAGCCACAGTCTAACTCAGAGCTCCATGTCTGATGGCACATCCAAAACTACCTTGACGACCACATTGAACATTGAGAGAGACCACCAAACTGTGGAGTGCTCTGTCCGACACCCTGGCGGTCTCACTGCAAAGGCCTCTCAAACCTTAAATGCACAAT GCACCTATTCACCCTTGACTATCAGACGTACATCAGACGAATTTCTTGAGGGACAGGCAAGCGAAGTTACCTGCACTTCCTCATACACATGCCCCAAACATATACCAACTCTCACATGGAACTATGGTAGCATGCCGGCCTCCACCGATACCAGCAATAGTGGAGCCGCTGAGTGGAAGACTGTCTCCAAACTGACGTTCACAGCATCAGCTAACGACCACGGACGATCTCTGACATGCCATGCACGATTCACTGGGGGACAGACGACGGAAAAGAGCATCACCCTACGAGTAAAGA GAAACATGCTCTCTCGGGGCTGGTCCTTCACCACCCCCAGAAGTATCACTGGCATGAAAGGCTCATGCATCATCATTCCTTGCACATTCACCTACAGTATCACCCAGCCCGCTGACCTCCGAGTTATATGGTACTTGTTCCAGAGCAACGGGTACCCACCTGTATTTGACGAAAGACAGAATGTTATTAGCAAGTTTAACGGGATAACCATTTTGATTGGATCTGTGGGGGAGGGGAATTGTAGTCTTAAAATCGAGAGGCTGGAGATGTCGCACAACCAGGACAGACTTTTCCCATGGGTAGACCAGAACCCTATCACCTCCTTCCACAGCCTGGGTCATGCATTTTATGATAAAACCTCTCAACTTATTGTATCAG ACCGCGCACAGGAACCGCAGTTGAGCATCATTGGTATCCCCAGGGTGGGAGAGGAGAGCACAGTGTCCTGCAATGTGCGCCATACATGTCCCTCTGCTCCCCCCACCCTGACCCTGAATGGTGTACCTGGAAAAGACGTCATTACAGACACTCTGGTGTCTGATGGGATTTGGGAAAGGACAGTGGAGCGAACTTGGGCTGTCAAAGAGGAGGACAAGAGTGTGAAGTGTACTGTGCGCTACCGTGGTGGTCAGGAAGCTATAAGTGAGCTCAAGCTGAATGTTGAAT GTCCATACGACAAGATCACAATGACTGAGCGGCCAGGCGAGGTGACGGAGGGTGTGGCAAAGAGTGTCATTTGTTCGGTTTCCTACAAGTGTAAGAAAAATAAACCAACCATCGCGTGGAACTACGAAGACATGCAGAGTTCGTTAAAAACCAAAGAGATCTCCATCAACACCTATAACACAGTGTCAAATCTAACCTTTATTGGTTCTCTTGGGGATGACGGTAAATCTTTGACCTGCACTGCTCAGTTTGGTACTGGGGAGACTTCAGACTCTGAAACCCTTCATATAAAAA aATATGAGAGACCAGTTGATCCATATGAAAATGACA CGCTCCACGTTCAGCCCGCTGACGTCCCTTTCAGATTCAGCGCCCTGACCCGCTCCTGTGTGGTGATTCCCTGCAGCTTCCCGTACCAGGAGGATGAGCCTGTCACGCGTGGCATCTGGTCCAAAAAAACTGGGGATGTCATCTACCACAATGCCCAAAGCTATGTGGTTGATCATTTCAAAGGCCGCACCAGAATATTGGGAGATCTGAATGAGGGAAACTGCTCATTAGAGATCGATGACATTAAGCCCTTTGACAATGGGCCCTTCTGTTTCCATGCAGAGAAAGGAAATAATGACAGACAAAGATTCAACAATAGCTGCGTATTTATTGTTATGAAAG CGTCCCCAGAAAAACCAGTGATGACCTCAGTTCCAGCAGAAGTCGATGCCGGCTCAACGATTACCGTCTCGTGTTCTGTTACGCACACTTGTCCATCACATCCTCCGGTGTTCACATGGAGTGTCCCCAACCTCACCAGCGAGGTCGCGCACACCTGGACGCCGCAGGGCATCTGGGAGACGACCTCCACGATCACTTTCATGGCTGCTGGAGGAGACGGGGTCAAAAGCCTAACCTGTACTGCCATTTTCTGGCGTGGCAAGCAGCGCGCCGGCACAGTCGAGCTGACTGTGAAGG GATCCAGTTCTCGGCCAGTAGCCATTGCGGTGTCGGCTATAGTCCTGATTGTGATCATCCTAGCTGCAGTGTTTGGAGTGGTCTTCTATAGGAGAAG GAAGCGCTCTGACAACTCGCTGAGACCACCACCTCGACCAGAGAAAAG GAGGtccatttggagcagattttCCCA AGCAGAGGATGGCCGTGTTGGGTGGAAAAGAGAGAGCGAACCCag AAACCAAGGCAACACTGTAAACCTCAGTGCTGGCTATTT AAACAACACCACCACTGTAACCTGTGACAGTCAAATCTCCAAACAACGCTTCCCATCCCCAAAGGA TAACCGGAGACCTCCTCGCTCTGTCAGGCCTGAG GATTACCATGTGTACGGTAACTACTGA
- the LOC119497543 gene encoding Schwann cell myelin protein isoform X1, with the protein MMSGFGHFLLSSCILGSIFCGSIAWHVKIPSNIKGLVGSCLVIPCTFDYYRYPPHRPNRVVWYQYVDRGYPVVYDNWHPKNVISIFSGKTRVFTSTHEKICSLEIKPVTKEHHRQKIYPWVDPENVGRNTYRFFDTTVTIEVVDRADTPSIMISGSMTVGEPVTVQCTVYHTCSTYPPTLSLNIPLQSHSLTQSSMSDGTSKTTLTTTLNIERDHQTVECSVRHPGGLTAKASQTLNAQCTYSPLTIRRTSDEFLEGQASEVTCTSSYTCPKHIPTLTWNYGSMPASTDTSNSGAAEWKTVSKLTFTASANDHGRSLTCHARFTGGQTTEKSITLRVKRNMLSRGWSFTTPRSITGMKGSCIIIPCTFTYSITQPADLRVIWYLFQSNGYPPVFDERQNVISKFNGITILIGSVGEGNCSLKIERLEMSHNQDRLFPWVDQNPITSFHSLGHAFYDKTSQLIVSDRAQEPQLSIIGIPRVGEESTVSCNVRHTCPSAPPTLTLNGVPGKDVITDTLVSDGIWERTVERTWAVKEEDKSVKCTVRYRGGQEAISELKLNVECPYDKITMTERPGEVTEGVAKSVICSVSYKCKKNKPTIAWNYEDMQSSLKTKEISINTYNTVSNLTFIGSLGDDGKSLTCTAQFGTGETSDSETLHIKKYERPVDPYENDTLHVQPADVPFRFSALTRSCVVIPCSFPYQEDEPVTRGIWSKKTGDVIYHNAQSYVVDHFKGRTRILGDLNEGNCSLEIDDIKPFDNGPFCFHAEKGNNDRQRFNNSCVFIVMKASPEKPVMTSVPAEVDAGSTITVSCSVTHTCPSHPPVFTWSVPNLTSEVAHTWTPQGIWETTSTITFMAAGGDGVKSLTCTAIFWRGKQRAGTVELTVKGSSSRPVAIAVSAIVLIVIILAAVFGVVFYRRRKRSDNSLRPPPRPEKRRSIWSRFSHRAEDGRVGWKRESEPRNQGNTVNLSAGYLNNTTTVTCDSQISKQRFPSPKDNRRPPRSVRPEDYHVYGNY; encoded by the exons ATGATGTCTGGATTTGGCCATTTTCTCCTGAGCTCCTGTATTCTAG GATCCATTTTCTGCGGCTCCATTGCTTGGCATGTAAAGATACCAAGCAATATCAAAGGATTGGTGGGCTCCTGCCTTGTCATCCCTTGCACTTTTGACTACTATCGGTATCCACCTCACAGACCAAATCGTGTGGTTTGGTACCAGTATGTTGACCGAGGATATCCTGTAGTTTATGACAATTGGCacccaaaaaatgtcatttccaTATTTTCTGGAAAGACACGGGTTTTTACTTCTACACACGAGAAGATATGCAGTCTTGAAATCAAGCCAGTGACGAAGGAACACCACAGACAGAAGATTTACCCCTGGGTAGATCCAGAGAATGTTGGGAGAAACACCTACCGATTCTTTGATACAACCGTAACAATTGAAGTAGTGG ACAGGGCAGACACACCGTCTATTATGATCTCTGGAAGCATGACGGTTGGAGAACCCGTGACAGTGCAATGCACTGTTTACCACACCTGTTCCACTTATCCACCCACTCTGAGTCTCAACATCCCACTGCAAAGCCACAGTCTAACTCAGAGCTCCATGTCTGATGGCACATCCAAAACTACCTTGACGACCACATTGAACATTGAGAGAGACCACCAAACTGTGGAGTGCTCTGTCCGACACCCTGGCGGTCTCACTGCAAAGGCCTCTCAAACCTTAAATGCACAAT GCACCTATTCACCCTTGACTATCAGACGTACATCAGACGAATTTCTTGAGGGACAGGCAAGCGAAGTTACCTGCACTTCCTCATACACATGCCCCAAACATATACCAACTCTCACATGGAACTATGGTAGCATGCCGGCCTCCACCGATACCAGCAATAGTGGAGCCGCTGAGTGGAAGACTGTCTCCAAACTGACGTTCACAGCATCAGCTAACGACCACGGACGATCTCTGACATGCCATGCACGATTCACTGGGGGACAGACGACGGAAAAGAGCATCACCCTACGAGTAAAGA GAAACATGCTCTCTCGGGGCTGGTCCTTCACCACCCCCAGAAGTATCACTGGCATGAAAGGCTCATGCATCATCATTCCTTGCACATTCACCTACAGTATCACCCAGCCCGCTGACCTCCGAGTTATATGGTACTTGTTCCAGAGCAACGGGTACCCACCTGTATTTGACGAAAGACAGAATGTTATTAGCAAGTTTAACGGGATAACCATTTTGATTGGATCTGTGGGGGAGGGGAATTGTAGTCTTAAAATCGAGAGGCTGGAGATGTCGCACAACCAGGACAGACTTTTCCCATGGGTAGACCAGAACCCTATCACCTCCTTCCACAGCCTGGGTCATGCATTTTATGATAAAACCTCTCAACTTATTGTATCAG ACCGCGCACAGGAACCGCAGTTGAGCATCATTGGTATCCCCAGGGTGGGAGAGGAGAGCACAGTGTCCTGCAATGTGCGCCATACATGTCCCTCTGCTCCCCCCACCCTGACCCTGAATGGTGTACCTGGAAAAGACGTCATTACAGACACTCTGGTGTCTGATGGGATTTGGGAAAGGACAGTGGAGCGAACTTGGGCTGTCAAAGAGGAGGACAAGAGTGTGAAGTGTACTGTGCGCTACCGTGGTGGTCAGGAAGCTATAAGTGAGCTCAAGCTGAATGTTGAAT GTCCATACGACAAGATCACAATGACTGAGCGGCCAGGCGAGGTGACGGAGGGTGTGGCAAAGAGTGTCATTTGTTCGGTTTCCTACAAGTGTAAGAAAAATAAACCAACCATCGCGTGGAACTACGAAGACATGCAGAGTTCGTTAAAAACCAAAGAGATCTCCATCAACACCTATAACACAGTGTCAAATCTAACCTTTATTGGTTCTCTTGGGGATGACGGTAAATCTTTGACCTGCACTGCTCAGTTTGGTACTGGGGAGACTTCAGACTCTGAAACCCTTCATATAAAAA aATATGAGAGACCAGTTGATCCATATGAAAATGACA CGCTCCACGTTCAGCCCGCTGACGTCCCTTTCAGATTCAGCGCCCTGACCCGCTCCTGTGTGGTGATTCCCTGCAGCTTCCCGTACCAGGAGGATGAGCCTGTCACGCGTGGCATCTGGTCCAAAAAAACTGGGGATGTCATCTACCACAATGCCCAAAGCTATGTGGTTGATCATTTCAAAGGCCGCACCAGAATATTGGGAGATCTGAATGAGGGAAACTGCTCATTAGAGATCGATGACATTAAGCCCTTTGACAATGGGCCCTTCTGTTTCCATGCAGAGAAAGGAAATAATGACAGACAAAGATTCAACAATAGCTGCGTATTTATTGTTATGAAAG CGTCCCCAGAAAAACCAGTGATGACCTCAGTTCCAGCAGAAGTCGATGCCGGCTCAACGATTACCGTCTCGTGTTCTGTTACGCACACTTGTCCATCACATCCTCCGGTGTTCACATGGAGTGTCCCCAACCTCACCAGCGAGGTCGCGCACACCTGGACGCCGCAGGGCATCTGGGAGACGACCTCCACGATCACTTTCATGGCTGCTGGAGGAGACGGGGTCAAAAGCCTAACCTGTACTGCCATTTTCTGGCGTGGCAAGCAGCGCGCCGGCACAGTCGAGCTGACTGTGAAGG GATCCAGTTCTCGGCCAGTAGCCATTGCGGTGTCGGCTATAGTCCTGATTGTGATCATCCTAGCTGCAGTGTTTGGAGTGGTCTTCTATAGGAGAAG GAAGCGCTCTGACAACTCGCTGAGACCACCACCTCGACCAGAGAAAAG GAGGtccatttggagcagattttCCCA TAGAGCAGAGGATGGCCGTGTTGGGTGGAAAAGAGAGAGCGAACCCag AAACCAAGGCAACACTGTAAACCTCAGTGCTGGCTATTT AAACAACACCACCACTGTAACCTGTGACAGTCAAATCTCCAAACAACGCTTCCCATCCCCAAAGGA TAACCGGAGACCTCCTCGCTCTGTCAGGCCTGAG GATTACCATGTGTACGGTAACTACTGA
- the LOC119497543 gene encoding myelin-associated glycoprotein isoform X3: protein MMSGFGHFLLSSCILGSIFCGSIAWHVKIPSNIKGLVGSCLVIPCTFDYYRYPPHRPNRVVWYQYVDRGYPVVYDNWHPKNVISIFSGKTRVFTSTHEKICSLEIKPVTKEHHRQKIYPWVDPENVGRNTYRFFDTTVTIEVVDRADTPSIMISGSMTVGEPVTVQCTVYHTCSTYPPTLSLNIPLQSHSLTQSSMSDGTSKTTLTTTLNIERDHQTVECSVRHPGGLTAKASQTLNAQCTYSPLTIRRTSDEFLEGQASEVTCTSSYTCPKHIPTLTWNYGSMPASTDTSNSGAAEWKTVSKLTFTASANDHGRSLTCHARFTGGQTTEKSITLRVKRNMLSRGWSFTTPRSITGMKGSCIIIPCTFTYSITQPADLRVIWYLFQSNGYPPVFDERQNVISKFNGITILIGSVGEGNCSLKIERLEMSHNQDRLFPWVDQNPITSFHSLGHAFYDKTSQLIVSDRAQEPQLSIIGIPRVGEESTVSCNVRHTCPSAPPTLTLNGVPGKDVITDTLVSDGIWERTVERTWAVKEEDKSVKCTVRYRGGQEAISELKLNVECPYDKITMTERPGEVTEGVAKSVICSVSYKCKKNKPTIAWNYEDMQSSLKTKEISINTYNTVSNLTFIGSLGDDGKSLTCTAQFGTGETSDSETLHIKKYERPVDPYENDTLHVQPADVPFRFSALTRSCVVIPCSFPYQEDEPVTRGIWSKKTGDVIYHNAQSYVVDHFKGRTRILGDLNEGNCSLEIDDIKPFDNGPFCFHAEKGNNDRQRFNNSCVFIVMKASPEKPVMTSVPAEVDAGSTITVSCSVTHTCPSHPPVFTWSVPNLTSEVAHTWTPQGIWETTSTITFMAAGGDGVKSLTCTAIFWRGKQRAGTVELTVKGSSSRPVAIAVSAIVLIVIILAAVFGVVFYRRRKRSDNSLRPPPRPEKRRSIWSRFSHRAEDGRVGWKRESEPRNNTTTVTCDSQISKQRFPSPKDNRRPPRSVRPEDYHVYGNY from the exons ATGATGTCTGGATTTGGCCATTTTCTCCTGAGCTCCTGTATTCTAG GATCCATTTTCTGCGGCTCCATTGCTTGGCATGTAAAGATACCAAGCAATATCAAAGGATTGGTGGGCTCCTGCCTTGTCATCCCTTGCACTTTTGACTACTATCGGTATCCACCTCACAGACCAAATCGTGTGGTTTGGTACCAGTATGTTGACCGAGGATATCCTGTAGTTTATGACAATTGGCacccaaaaaatgtcatttccaTATTTTCTGGAAAGACACGGGTTTTTACTTCTACACACGAGAAGATATGCAGTCTTGAAATCAAGCCAGTGACGAAGGAACACCACAGACAGAAGATTTACCCCTGGGTAGATCCAGAGAATGTTGGGAGAAACACCTACCGATTCTTTGATACAACCGTAACAATTGAAGTAGTGG ACAGGGCAGACACACCGTCTATTATGATCTCTGGAAGCATGACGGTTGGAGAACCCGTGACAGTGCAATGCACTGTTTACCACACCTGTTCCACTTATCCACCCACTCTGAGTCTCAACATCCCACTGCAAAGCCACAGTCTAACTCAGAGCTCCATGTCTGATGGCACATCCAAAACTACCTTGACGACCACATTGAACATTGAGAGAGACCACCAAACTGTGGAGTGCTCTGTCCGACACCCTGGCGGTCTCACTGCAAAGGCCTCTCAAACCTTAAATGCACAAT GCACCTATTCACCCTTGACTATCAGACGTACATCAGACGAATTTCTTGAGGGACAGGCAAGCGAAGTTACCTGCACTTCCTCATACACATGCCCCAAACATATACCAACTCTCACATGGAACTATGGTAGCATGCCGGCCTCCACCGATACCAGCAATAGTGGAGCCGCTGAGTGGAAGACTGTCTCCAAACTGACGTTCACAGCATCAGCTAACGACCACGGACGATCTCTGACATGCCATGCACGATTCACTGGGGGACAGACGACGGAAAAGAGCATCACCCTACGAGTAAAGA GAAACATGCTCTCTCGGGGCTGGTCCTTCACCACCCCCAGAAGTATCACTGGCATGAAAGGCTCATGCATCATCATTCCTTGCACATTCACCTACAGTATCACCCAGCCCGCTGACCTCCGAGTTATATGGTACTTGTTCCAGAGCAACGGGTACCCACCTGTATTTGACGAAAGACAGAATGTTATTAGCAAGTTTAACGGGATAACCATTTTGATTGGATCTGTGGGGGAGGGGAATTGTAGTCTTAAAATCGAGAGGCTGGAGATGTCGCACAACCAGGACAGACTTTTCCCATGGGTAGACCAGAACCCTATCACCTCCTTCCACAGCCTGGGTCATGCATTTTATGATAAAACCTCTCAACTTATTGTATCAG ACCGCGCACAGGAACCGCAGTTGAGCATCATTGGTATCCCCAGGGTGGGAGAGGAGAGCACAGTGTCCTGCAATGTGCGCCATACATGTCCCTCTGCTCCCCCCACCCTGACCCTGAATGGTGTACCTGGAAAAGACGTCATTACAGACACTCTGGTGTCTGATGGGATTTGGGAAAGGACAGTGGAGCGAACTTGGGCTGTCAAAGAGGAGGACAAGAGTGTGAAGTGTACTGTGCGCTACCGTGGTGGTCAGGAAGCTATAAGTGAGCTCAAGCTGAATGTTGAAT GTCCATACGACAAGATCACAATGACTGAGCGGCCAGGCGAGGTGACGGAGGGTGTGGCAAAGAGTGTCATTTGTTCGGTTTCCTACAAGTGTAAGAAAAATAAACCAACCATCGCGTGGAACTACGAAGACATGCAGAGTTCGTTAAAAACCAAAGAGATCTCCATCAACACCTATAACACAGTGTCAAATCTAACCTTTATTGGTTCTCTTGGGGATGACGGTAAATCTTTGACCTGCACTGCTCAGTTTGGTACTGGGGAGACTTCAGACTCTGAAACCCTTCATATAAAAA aATATGAGAGACCAGTTGATCCATATGAAAATGACA CGCTCCACGTTCAGCCCGCTGACGTCCCTTTCAGATTCAGCGCCCTGACCCGCTCCTGTGTGGTGATTCCCTGCAGCTTCCCGTACCAGGAGGATGAGCCTGTCACGCGTGGCATCTGGTCCAAAAAAACTGGGGATGTCATCTACCACAATGCCCAAAGCTATGTGGTTGATCATTTCAAAGGCCGCACCAGAATATTGGGAGATCTGAATGAGGGAAACTGCTCATTAGAGATCGATGACATTAAGCCCTTTGACAATGGGCCCTTCTGTTTCCATGCAGAGAAAGGAAATAATGACAGACAAAGATTCAACAATAGCTGCGTATTTATTGTTATGAAAG CGTCCCCAGAAAAACCAGTGATGACCTCAGTTCCAGCAGAAGTCGATGCCGGCTCAACGATTACCGTCTCGTGTTCTGTTACGCACACTTGTCCATCACATCCTCCGGTGTTCACATGGAGTGTCCCCAACCTCACCAGCGAGGTCGCGCACACCTGGACGCCGCAGGGCATCTGGGAGACGACCTCCACGATCACTTTCATGGCTGCTGGAGGAGACGGGGTCAAAAGCCTAACCTGTACTGCCATTTTCTGGCGTGGCAAGCAGCGCGCCGGCACAGTCGAGCTGACTGTGAAGG GATCCAGTTCTCGGCCAGTAGCCATTGCGGTGTCGGCTATAGTCCTGATTGTGATCATCCTAGCTGCAGTGTTTGGAGTGGTCTTCTATAGGAGAAG GAAGCGCTCTGACAACTCGCTGAGACCACCACCTCGACCAGAGAAAAG GAGGtccatttggagcagattttCCCA TAGAGCAGAGGATGGCCGTGTTGGGTGGAAAAGAGAGAGCGAACCCag AAACAACACCACCACTGTAACCTGTGACAGTCAAATCTCCAAACAACGCTTCCCATCCCCAAAGGA TAACCGGAGACCTCCTCGCTCTGTCAGGCCTGAG GATTACCATGTGTACGGTAACTACTGA